TGGCGCAACCGGCCAGTGCAACCGCCGTGGCCAGGCAAAGCAAGGGACTGCGCAAACGGGGAAACTCAGGATAGCGATTGGTCATGGTGTGCGTACGTCTGGAAGGGTAATGGGTCGGGCTTTCGAGGGGGGTGGAAGGCGAAGCAGGGGCAGGCGCAGTTCACGGGTCTGCCCCTCGTGGGTAAAGGTGGCTTGCCGTGCGCTGGCAGCGGTCAGCGTCCAGCCGTTGTCGAGGCTGCTGCCGACGGCCAGTTTCACGTTGCGCTGGTCGGGCATGCGCAGCAGTACCCATTGAGATTGGCCGTCGATGATCACCCCGCTGAGGCTGATGCCATCCAGCGAGGACGCCTGGTGCTTGTCGGCCACCGGGTCGGGTTTGCGGTCCGGGCTGAACATCGATTGCTGCCAGGTCAGGGCCAGGGCTTGCGACGACAAAGGGGGCAGCGCCTTGGGTTTGCTGGCCGGTGCCGCTGCATGGACCTCGCCCGGTGGCAACCAGTTCACTGTCTGCCCGGCGCCCATGGCCAGGCTGATGGCGGTGGCGCTCAACAGGGCGGTGGCGGCCAGCAGCGCCAGGGTCAGGTTGTCGAGTCTCATGCGTCAGGCTCCGTGCCGGGGGCGGATGCCTTGCCTGACTGTTTGCCGGCTTGAGCAGAGCTGGACGCCTGTTGCATGTAGCCACGCAGCAGCAGGTGGACCTCCAGGCGCCCGGCGCCGCCCCTGGCCGGTGCCGAGGTGGCGCGGCGCAGGCTCAGGTTGTCGACGAACAGAAACGGCTGCCCGTATTCGAAGTCGTGCAGCAGCCTGGCCAGGGGCTCCATGGCGCATTCCAGGGTCAGGCTGACTTTCACCTGGCGATAGGGCTCTGCACCGTCATGCTCGGGGGTGATCGGCATGCGCTGCGTGACTTCGCAGCCGGGGCCCTGATCGGCGTGGGCCTTGACCAGGTCGAGGCTGCGTTGCATCAGGTCGGCGGCCACGGCGCTGGGATCTTCGCCGGGCAGCAGGCTGGTGCGGCTGGATGGGTCGCGGCGCGCCGCCTGTAGCTGCTGCTCCAGGCTGTCGTGTTGCTGCAGGATGGCGGCGTAGCGCTGTTGCTGGCCACGCAGCATCTCGGCCTGTTCGTCGAGCGCATTGAGCGGGTCGAGAAACCAGCTTTGCACCAGCAGCCACCACGCCGCCCAAAGTACCAGTGCGAGGACGATCAGCGCCGCGCCGCGGCGCTCCCTGGCGGTCAGCTCACGGCGCATCGGCGGCCTCCTTGTGCAATTGGGCGCGCAGGGAAAAGCGTTCCTTGCCGGTCGCTTCGTCGGGCTGGATGATGCCCTGGAACTGCGCGTCACTCAGGGTCTTGCAGTCTTTCATGCGGGTGATCAGGGCGCTGACCTTGGCGCTTTGCCCGGAAAGCGACACGCCGCCGCCGTCGGTGATTTCCAGTTGCTCGACCCAGGTGTCGGCACCCAGGCAGCCGGTCAGGTCGACCAGCACGCTGGACAGCGTGGGTTGCGCGGCTTTCTGCTGGGCCAGGTAGCGTGCCGCACCCTGCGTGTTGATCAGTTCGCGGCGCAGGTTCTGTACTTGTTGCACCTGCGTGCGCTGCTCGTCGACGCGGTGCTGCATCGTCTCGACCATCGCCGTGCGGGCATCCAGCCAGAGCATCATGCAGCTCACCAGCAACACGCCGCAGGCCAGTGCCAGATAGCCTGGCAATTGCGCACGCGCCGGGCGCGCTGGCCGTTGCTCGGCGGGCAGCAGGTCGATGCCCAGGCGCTGGCCACGGGCGTCATAGCCGTCGACGGCATGCAGCGCCAGCCCTCTGGCCTGGCATTCCTCGAGCGCTGGCTGCAGGCGCTCGCGCAGCACCGCCGCCAACTGCACCTTGGCCAGCGCGCCGTCCTTGCCGATGACCCGGGCCACGTAATGCAGGCGTTCGCGGGGGTAGGGCGTGTACTTGTCGAGTTCGAAGCCGATCACGCTGTGCAGGTCGCGCACGGCGGCACTCGGCAGCATCAGGGTCTGGACCAGCAGCATGTTGGCCGGCAGCAGCAGAACCCGACGTTCATCGGGATGTTCGTCGATCTGCTCGGGCAGCGGCCAGTCCACCAGGCGTTCGCGTACCTGAGGCAGCAGGCGCGTGCGAATGGCGGCGGGCAACAGCGCATGTAGCTCGCCCAGCCAGGCCTGCCAGAGGTGTTGTGCCCGGCTGCCACGCCATTGGCCGAGCAGGCGGGCTTGCAGCGCAGCGAGCTGCTTTGAAAGACGATGCTTCATTCTTGCCAGCGCAGGACCCGATAAGGCCTGACACCCTCCTTCGATGGGTTGAGTAGCAGCGTGACGCTCAGCGTCTTGCTGAAGCCGCCGGGCAATGTCGCCCGGCTTTGTACGGTGATGACCGGCCCCGCCTGAGTGGCGGCCCCGCTGCCGCGTGGCAGATTCAGGGCCTGACGCAACCACGGCGAGGCCTGGCCGGCGACCGGGGCGGGCAAGCCGCTCCACAGGGTCAGGTGCGCACTGGCGCACTGGTAAAGCCGCTGGTCCATGGCCGGCAGTTCGCGCACTTCCTCGATGCTGCGCAGGGGCGGACGCTTGTCGCCACGGCGCTGGGTCAGGGCCTGCGACAGTTGCCCGGACTGTTCGGCCGAACTGCCACAGGCGCGCAACAGCCGGGCGAAGGATTCGGCGGGTGCCGCGTTGACATCCAGCTTCCCGGCTTCGCTGGTCAGGCTCACCGCCAGCGACGCCTGGTCAAAGCGCAGCGCGTGCGCCTGGCCATCGGTTTTCCAGTGGCGCTGCGGGTCACGATCCAGTTGCGCCAGCACGGCCATTTCCACCCCCGCCTCGGCGGCCAGCAGCGCCTGGGTCTGCTGGCGTTGCCACAGCGCCTGGCGATTCTGCGGGTGCACCCAGCCCAGCAGGCCGGCAAGCAAGGTGCCCAGCAGTGCCAGGACCCACAGCACCAGGAGCAGGGCCACACCGCGCTGGTTTGTCATAGCGCGTGCGCCTCCGACGACAGGTCCAGGCGCAGGTCGATGCTCTGCAACGGCCATGGCACCGGCCCCCTCAGCAGTGCGTCGATACGTACGTTCAGCGGCAGCCGCCCCGGCCAGGGCCAGTGATCGAGCCAGTCGGTGGCAACGCCTTGGGGCGAGACGCCGCGATAGCTGAATTGCACGTCCTGTACCTGATGCAGCAGCACCTGGGGCTCCAGCGCCGGCTGCAGGCCCTGATCGCTCAGACGTTGCAGGCTTACCTGCAGGCGCTGCCCTTGGGCCAGCGCCAGGCTGTATCGATACAGACCACCACCCAGGGTGCTGGCGAGCGGTGCATGAAAGGTCATGCTGTGCGGCTCGCCGATGAACACGGGCGCCTGCTCCGACGGCGAGGTCCCGGCCGCCAAGGGCAGGCTCTGGCCGATGGCATGGCGCAGGAAATTCTGCGTCGAACGCACTTCGTCCAGTGCCGCGCTGTAGCGTTCGGCCTTGGCCAGGGCCCGATTGCCGCCGCTGATCGCGCCGGCAATCAGGGTGAGCAGCACGCCGAGCAGGCTCAGCACGATCAGCACTTCCAGCAAGGTGAACCCCTGGGCACGACGCTTCATTGTCCGGCCCCCGAACCCGCACTGCGCACTTGCAGCGCGCTGTAGTGCGCGTGCCGTTTACCGTCGCTGACATCCAGGTCGAGCCGCCAGGCGTCCAGCGGTGCGTTGCCGCCGGGCATGGCGCTGACGTTCAGGCGCCACTTCACGCCCGACCATTGCCCCTCGGTCACGCCGGCCTGCAAGCGGCGCGCGCGGGCCTCGTCCATCAACGAGCGTGCGGTCAGGCTCAGCAGGTCGCTGCGTTGCACCTGCTGCAGGGCGCGGGCGCTTTGCCCGAAGGCCACCACCAGCACGCTGCTGCACAGCGCCAGCACCGCAAGCGCAGCGAGCATTTCCAGCAGCGTGAAGCCGCGCTCGCCGCTCAATTGAGCCTGCGCAACTGAACGCTGCCGTTCAGCCAGTTGATATCGACCCGCCACTGCTTGTCGTTGCGGCTCAGCAACAGATGCCCACCGCTCGACCCGCCATCGGGATAGAACTCGAATGCCGGGCCCAGGCCGTCGGCGGTCTGCAGTTGCACGTGCATGTCGGCGGGCAGGCGATGGGCTTTCTGCTGCGGCCCCTGGAAGCGCCCGTTCCTGAGATCGAAGCGGGTCTGCGCCGGTTGCCCGGTGACGATCGCCTGCACCCGCGCCGCGCGCAGCGCCTGCACCACCTCGCTCAAGGCGCGGTGCTCGCTGGCGGTGTGCAGGCCTTTGCCCACGCCGAAGCCCACCACGCCGATACCGATGCCGATCAGGACGATCACCACCAGCAGTTCGAACAGGGTGAAGCCGCGGGAGCGGGGCAGGGCGCGCATGTTACTGCCAGTTACCGATATCGGCGCGGTAGCCTTCGCCACCGGGCTGGCCGTCCTGGCCGTAGAAGATCAGGTCGAAGTTGCCGTGCTCGCCAGGGAAGCGGTAACCGAAGGCATGGCCGAACGGGTCCTTGAGGTCGGACTCTTTCGCATAGGGGCCTGCCCAGCCTGTGGCATTGGCGGGCTTGCTGACCAGCTGCTGCAGGTTGGCCGGTGGCGAGCCGACATCCAGCGCGTAGCTTTCGATCTTCATGCTCAGGCTGGCCAGCTGTGCCTTGCCGGCGCCGTACTTGCCCTTGTCGACGTTGCCGCCGACCTGGCGTACGACGATGGTCGCCACGATGCCGAGCAGCACGATGACCGCGAGCATTTCCAACAGGGTGAAGCCGCCCTGGCGACGGCCATTGACGGATTTGAATCGACGCATGTGTGTGTCCTCAAATGTTACTGGTCAGGCTCATCAGCGGAAGCATGATGGCCAGCATGATCACCGCCACCATGACCGCCATGACCACGGTCAGGCTGGGTACCAGGGCCGCGAGCATGCGGTCGATGCCACGCTTGGCCTCGACGTCGAAGACGTCGGCGACCTTGAGCAGCATGCTGTCGAGATTGCCGGCCTGTTCGCCGACCTCGATCATTTGCAGGGCCAGTTCCGGCAGCAGTGGTTGTTCTCCAAAGGCTTGAGCCAGCCTGCCGCCACCCTTGACCCAATCGGTGGCTTGCTCGAACTGGGCGCGCAGGGCGTGGTTGCCGCATACCTCGCGCACGATGGTCATGGCTTGCAGCAGGGCCACGCCGTTGCTCAGCAAGGTGCCCAGGGTGCGGGCCAGTCGCGCGGCCTCGATGCGTTGCAGCAACGGGCCGATGACCTTCAGTGACAACAGGCGCCGGTCGTGCCGTTGCCGACGCTGTGGGTCGCGGCGCAGCACCGCGATGCTCCAGACCGATGCCACGATGGCGGCCAGCAGCACCAGGCCGTAGGCGCTCAGGAACTCGCCCATGCCGAGAATGGCCTGGGTGATCAACGGCACCGGAACGCCCAGGTCGCGGAAGATCGGCACGAACTGCGGCACCACGTAAGCCAGCAGCAAGGCCAGCGAGCCGAGTACGCCGACCACCAGGAAAATCGGATAGATCAGCGCGTTGACCACTTCGCCGCGCAGCTTCTGACTGCGCTCCAGGTATTCGCCCAGCTGGCGCAGGGTGTTTTCCAGCGAGCCGCCGGCCTCACCGGCGCGCACCATGCTGATGTACAGGCTGGAAAACTCGCCGTGCTCTTCTTCCAGCGCATGGCTCAGTGGCTTGCCGGCTTTGACCTGTTCGCGCACTCGCTCGAAGACGGCCTGGCGGCGAGGCTCCTGGTTCTGTTTGCCGAGCGTGCCCAAGGCCCGTTCCAATGGTTGGCCAGCGCCGATCAGGGTTGCCAACTGCTGGGTGAAACTGACCAGCGCCGCGCCGTTGAGCACGCGACGCCGCATGGCCGTCAGCCCTTGATGGGTGCCGGCTTCCAGGCTGAGCAGCAACAGGTTGCGCTTTTGCAGGATGGCCGCTGCGGCGTTCTCGTCGCTCGCTTCCAGCGTGCCATGGTGCGTGGCCCCCTCGGCGTCCAGCGCCCGGTACTTGAAATGCGCCATGTCAGTCTCCGCGCGTCACGCGCAGCACCTCGTCGAGGGAGGTCACGCCGGCAACGGCCTGGCGCAGGCCGTCTTCATACAAGGTGCGCAACCCACCCCGTCGGGCAGCCTGTTCGAGTGTCGCGGCATCGGCCTGACGCATCAGCAGGCTACGCAGTTCTTCGTTCATCACCAGCAGTTCGGTGATTGCGCTACGACCATGGAAGCCACCGCCCGGCAACTCGCTGGCCGGGCGGTAGAGCATGATCGGGCGTTGCTCGGTGAAGCGTTCAAGACCGTGCTCGGCCACCAGTTCAGGCGGCGCTTCGAAGGCGATGCGTGTGACCGGGTCAAGGCGACGCACCAGACGCTGGGCCAGGATGCCCTTGACGGTGGAGGCGATCAGGTAACTCTCCACGCCCATGTCCAGCAGGCGGGTGATACTCGCCGCCGCGCTGTTGGTGTGCAGGGTGGACAACACCAGGTGGCCGGTGAGGGCGGATTGAATCGCGATGCGGCAGGTTTCCAGGTCGCGCATCTCACCGATCATGATCACGTCGGGGTCCTGCCGCACGATGGAGCGCAGCGCGCCGGCGAAGTCCAGGCCGATGGAGGGCTTGACCTGAATCTGGTTGATGCCTTCGAGCTGGTATTCCACCGGGTCTTCGACGGTGATGATCTTGCGTTCGGCGGTGTTCAGGCGTGACAGCGCCGTATATAGGGTGGTGGTCTTGCCTGAGCCGGTAGGGCCGGTGACCAGCAGGATGCCGTTGGGGTTTTCCAGCACGTCGAGAAAGTTGGCCAGGCGTTCGCCGTCCATGCCCAGGCTGGGAAAATCGAAATTCACCGTTTCGCGATCGAGCAGGCGCATGACCACCGACTCGCCGAAGCTGGTCGGTACGGTGCTGACCCGTAGGTCCAGCTCCTTGCCTTGTATGCGCAGCATGATCCGGCCGTCCTGCGGCAGGCGCCGCTCGGCGATGTCCAGCCTGGCCATGATCTTCAGGCGCGAAATGATCGCTGCCGATGAACTCGAGGGTGGTGCCTCGGCCTCGTGCAGCACCCCGTCGATGCGGTAGCGCACTTTCAGCTGGCTTTCGAAGGGTTCGATGTGGATGTCCGAAGCGCGTTGTTCGACGGCGCGCTGCAGGATCAGGTTGACCAGGCGGATGACCGGGGCTTCGGAGGCCAGGTCCTTGAGATGCTCGATGTCTTCTTCGGCTCCGCCGTGCTCATCCATGGTTTCGATCAACGAGCCCATGGCCGAGCGGCCTTGGCCGTAGAAACGCTCGATCAGGCCATCGACTTCGCTGGCCAGGCCCACCGACACATACACCGGGGTCTGGCAGGCATAGCGCACCGCCTCCAGCCCATAGGCATTGGCGGGATTGGCGGCCAGCACATGCACGCCATCGGCGTGGCTGCCGATAGGCAGCAACCGGTTGTGACGCATGAAGCGCTCACTCAATACGGGCAGCGTGTCGGTGGGCGGCGGGACGGCATCGGCAACCAGTAAAGGTGCCTCAAGCGTCGAGGCCCAGGCCCGGGCCAGGTCCATTTCCGAGACCAGGCCGAGGCGTGTCAGCAGTTCGGTCAGTGAACTGCCGGGTGATTCCTGCGCGAGTCGCTGTGCCCGTTCCAGATCGACTGCTTTGAGCCCGGCGTTTGCCAACAGCCAGGCACACAGCGCCTCGGCCGAATGCCCGCTCAGGTGCTCAAGATGGACAGGATTCAAAGTATCGGGCACGAGCTAACTTCAAATACGACAAACAGCAGGTGTAGCGCACCTGGTGTTCTTTATTAATGGATGAGTGGGATGTTAGTTCGAGTTGCTGGAAAACTGTTGGGCGGGGCGGCCACGCTTGTTTTCGTCTGCCTGAACTTGCTTCTGTTTTTTACTTTCAACTTTCACGTTTTTTGTTTGTGTCATCAGGGTGCTGTCCGGTGCGCCGGATGCCGAATCCTGAGTGCTGGATTCGGCCGCAAAAGTGCTGGCGGATACGGCAAGCGTCATGGCAGCGATAGCACTAAGCAATGGCAATTTCATATCGTGGTTCTCCAATGTTTGTGACAGCTTTGAAAGGACTGGGCGTGACCGGATCGTCGCTTTCTGCTCACCCTCTGCGGGCTTTTACCCCCTGATTTCATTGGGGATTGGGCGATCCTTGGTCATTTTGCTAAACCTACAGACCTGTAGGTTTTGTGAGAGTTCACCTTGTGTGTCAAAAAATTTCCGGGTTTTTCTATTTGTATATTTTTGTTTGACTTCAACTAAAAATGTAAGTCTTAATTTAAAAGACGCGTGGGTCCACCGCGCACTTAGCTGGCGCAGTGCCA
The Pseudomonas sp. DTU_2021_1001937_2_SI_NGA_ILE_001 DNA segment above includes these coding regions:
- a CDS encoding general secretion pathway protein GspN, producing the protein MRLDNLTLALLAATALLSATAISLAMGAGQTVNWLPPGEVHAAAPASKPKALPPLSSQALALTWQQSMFSPDRKPDPVADKHQASSLDGISLSGVIIDGQSQWVLLRMPDQRNVKLAVGSSLDNGWTLTAASARQATFTHEGQTRELRLPLLRLPPPSKARPITLPDVRTP
- the gspM gene encoding type II secretion system protein GspM is translated as MRRELTARERRGAALIVLALVLWAAWWLLVQSWFLDPLNALDEQAEMLRGQQQRYAAILQQHDSLEQQLQAARRDPSSRTSLLPGEDPSAVAADLMQRSLDLVKAHADQGPGCEVTQRMPITPEHDGAEPYRQVKVSLTLECAMEPLARLLHDFEYGQPFLFVDNLSLRRATSAPARGGAGRLEVHLLLRGYMQQASSSAQAGKQSGKASAPGTEPDA
- a CDS encoding type II secretion system protein GspL, translated to MKHRLSKQLAALQARLLGQWRGSRAQHLWQAWLGELHALLPAAIRTRLLPQVRERLVDWPLPEQIDEHPDERRVLLLPANMLLVQTLMLPSAAVRDLHSVIGFELDKYTPYPRERLHYVARVIGKDGALAKVQLAAVLRERLQPALEECQARGLALHAVDGYDARGQRLGIDLLPAEQRPARPARAQLPGYLALACGVLLVSCMMLWLDARTAMVETMQHRVDEQRTQVQQVQNLRRELINTQGAARYLAQQKAAQPTLSSVLVDLTGCLGADTWVEQLEITDGGGVSLSGQSAKVSALITRMKDCKTLSDAQFQGIIQPDEATGKERFSLRAQLHKEAADAP
- a CDS encoding type II secretion system minor pseudopilin GspK; translation: MTNQRGVALLLVLWVLALLGTLLAGLLGWVHPQNRQALWQRQQTQALLAAEAGVEMAVLAQLDRDPQRHWKTDGQAHALRFDQASLAVSLTSEAGKLDVNAAPAESFARLLRACGSSAEQSGQLSQALTQRRGDKRPPLRSIEEVRELPAMDQRLYQCASAHLTLWSGLPAPVAGQASPWLRQALNLPRGSGAATQAGPVITVQSRATLPGGFSKTLSVTLLLNPSKEGVRPYRVLRWQE
- a CDS encoding prepilin-type N-terminal cleavage/methylation domain-containing protein codes for the protein MKRRAQGFTLLEVLIVLSLLGVLLTLIAGAISGGNRALAKAERYSAALDEVRSTQNFLRHAIGQSLPLAAGTSPSEQAPVFIGEPHSMTFHAPLASTLGGGLYRYSLALAQGQRLQVSLQRLSDQGLQPALEPQVLLHQVQDVQFSYRGVSPQGVATDWLDHWPWPGRLPLNVRIDALLRGPVPWPLQSIDLRLDLSSEAHAL
- a CDS encoding prepilin-type N-terminal cleavage/methylation domain-containing protein; this encodes MSGERGFTLLEMLAALAVLALCSSVLVVAFGQSARALQQVQRSDLLSLTARSLMDEARARRLQAGVTEGQWSGVKWRLNVSAMPGGNAPLDAWRLDLDVSDGKRHAHYSALQVRSAGSGAGQ
- a CDS encoding GspH/FimT family pseudopilin, with the translated sequence MRALPRSRGFTLFELLVVIVLIGIGIGVVGFGVGKGLHTASEHRALSEVVQALRAARVQAIVTGQPAQTRFDLRNGRFQGPQQKAHRLPADMHVQLQTADGLGPAFEFYPDGGSSGGHLLLSRNDKQWRVDINWLNGSVQLRRLN
- the gspG gene encoding type II secretion system major pseudopilin GspG; this translates as MRRFKSVNGRRQGGFTLLEMLAVIVLLGIVATIVVRQVGGNVDKGKYGAGKAQLASLSMKIESYALDVGSPPANLQQLVSKPANATGWAGPYAKESDLKDPFGHAFGYRFPGEHGNFDLIFYGQDGQPGGEGYRADIGNWQ
- the gspF gene encoding type II secretion system inner membrane protein GspF, whose amino-acid sequence is MAHFKYRALDAEGATHHGTLEASDENAAAAILQKRNLLLLSLEAGTHQGLTAMRRRVLNGAALVSFTQQLATLIGAGQPLERALGTLGKQNQEPRRQAVFERVREQVKAGKPLSHALEEEHGEFSSLYISMVRAGEAGGSLENTLRQLGEYLERSQKLRGEVVNALIYPIFLVVGVLGSLALLLAYVVPQFVPIFRDLGVPVPLITQAILGMGEFLSAYGLVLLAAIVASVWSIAVLRRDPQRRQRHDRRLLSLKVIGPLLQRIEAARLARTLGTLLSNGVALLQAMTIVREVCGNHALRAQFEQATDWVKGGGRLAQAFGEQPLLPELALQMIEVGEQAGNLDSMLLKVADVFDVEAKRGIDRMLAALVPSLTVVMAVMVAVIMLAIMLPLMSLTSNI
- the gspE gene encoding type II secretion system ATPase GspE: MPDTLNPVHLEHLSGHSAEALCAWLLANAGLKAVDLERAQRLAQESPGSSLTELLTRLGLVSEMDLARAWASTLEAPLLVADAVPPPTDTLPVLSERFMRHNRLLPIGSHADGVHVLAANPANAYGLEAVRYACQTPVYVSVGLASEVDGLIERFYGQGRSAMGSLIETMDEHGGAEEDIEHLKDLASEAPVIRLVNLILQRAVEQRASDIHIEPFESQLKVRYRIDGVLHEAEAPPSSSSAAIISRLKIMARLDIAERRLPQDGRIMLRIQGKELDLRVSTVPTSFGESVVMRLLDRETVNFDFPSLGMDGERLANFLDVLENPNGILLVTGPTGSGKTTTLYTALSRLNTAERKIITVEDPVEYQLEGINQIQVKPSIGLDFAGALRSIVRQDPDVIMIGEMRDLETCRIAIQSALTGHLVLSTLHTNSAAASITRLLDMGVESYLIASTVKGILAQRLVRRLDPVTRIAFEAPPELVAEHGLERFTEQRPIMLYRPASELPGGGFHGRSAITELLVMNEELRSLLMRQADAATLEQAARRGGLRTLYEDGLRQAVAGVTSLDEVLRVTRGD